The following are from one region of the Verrucomicrobiota bacterium genome:
- a CDS encoding amidohydrolase family protein, whose amino-acid sequence MKIIDAHHHFWSVKSGNYTWLENRDQEMLWGVPPDLPREYLPANLITDTEQLELVKSVHVQCGYDPAHSANESKWLQSLADTPGSQGYPHAIVGFADFSSPDIDEILSQHCAYENVRGIRQILNRHKNANWNMAEHDYLKDDTWRKNFSLLRKYNLSFDLQIYYQQVDDAISLTQDNPDILFILNHAGMPADRDTENINGWYSALQRLAACTNVVAKISGLGMCDKHWTVDSIRPFVLKVIESFGADRCMFASNFPVDILFSDYQTVWNAYDQVTAEFSNEERDKLFHDNAEKYYRI is encoded by the coding sequence ATGAAGATAATTGATGCACACCATCACTTTTGGAGTGTAAAAAGCGGCAACTACACTTGGCTGGAAAATCGAGATCAGGAAATGTTGTGGGGGGTTCCGCCTGACCTACCAAGGGAATATCTTCCAGCGAATTTAATCACGGACACCGAACAACTCGAGCTTGTGAAATCTGTACACGTTCAGTGTGGATACGATCCTGCCCACTCAGCGAATGAATCGAAGTGGCTTCAGAGTTTGGCGGATACGCCTGGTTCACAAGGATATCCACATGCAATTGTCGGCTTTGCAGATTTTTCATCCCCGGACATAGATGAAATATTATCTCAGCACTGCGCATACGAAAACGTCCGCGGAATCCGACAAATCCTAAATAGACATAAGAACGCAAATTGGAATATGGCGGAGCATGATTATTTGAAGGATGACACCTGGCGTAAGAACTTCAGTCTGCTTCGAAAATATAATCTATCGTTCGACCTGCAAATCTACTATCAGCAGGTGGATGACGCAATATCACTCACTCAAGACAACCCGGATATTTTATTCATTTTGAACCATGCCGGAATGCCAGCCGATAGAGATACTGAAAACATCAATGGGTGGTACTCGGCACTTCAACGATTGGCAGCATGCACCAATGTTGTCGCAAAAATTTCCGGACTTGGCATGTGTGATAAGCATTGGACCGTCGATAGCATCCGTCCGTTTGTGCTCAAGGTCATCGAATCTTTTGGGGCAGACCGTTGCATGTTTGCCAGTAACTTTCCGGTCGATATACTCTTCAGTGACTACCAAACAGTTTGGAATGCCTACGATCAGGTTACGGCTGAATTTTCGAATGAGGAACGTGATAAGCTTTTCCATGACAATGCGGAAAAGTACTATCGGATATGA
- a CDS encoding sulfatase-like hydrolase/transferase yields MNICKRVICVCGMLISVWLNGADRKPNVVLIMADDASWECFGSYGAVDYKTPHLDKLASVGLQFDHCYSTPICTTSRVKLMTGQYNFRNYTHFGYLNPKEKTFGHMMQEAGYKTAIAGKWQLNGLYHGAPNSLDKMRPIKAGFDESLLWQVTTGKSKNDGGGERYWNAPLEHNGVTITSETNHGKYAPDLFTDFICDFMERNKDDPFFVYYPMVLVHDIFIPTPDSIGDMSLEDAMKNPKEPEVKKKNFVAMVNYMDKLVGKIVAKVEKLGLAEDTMILFTGDNGTSTGITSRWNNLEFKGGKGGTTDFGTHVPFIAYWKGHTPKGSVSKDLIEFTDFYATLADAAGVELGVDDPIDGISFFPQLNGKKGKIREWQLNHYQPYWGPMPGQYVRTRDYKLYRDGRLIHVTEDLFEETDISNSTKPAVVTAKEKLQSLLELIPPVEEGKGDVRTKQRPVYPGIQNLFEEGD; encoded by the coding sequence ATGAACATTTGTAAACGCGTTATCTGTGTGTGTGGAATGCTGATCAGCGTTTGGCTGAATGGAGCAGATCGAAAGCCCAATGTCGTTTTGATTATGGCGGACGATGCAAGTTGGGAGTGTTTCGGAAGTTATGGCGCGGTGGATTACAAAACGCCCCATCTCGACAAGCTAGCCAGTGTGGGTCTTCAGTTTGACCACTGTTACTCGACGCCTATTTGTACAACTTCCCGGGTGAAGTTGATGACGGGGCAATACAACTTCAGGAATTACACCCATTTCGGTTATCTAAATCCTAAAGAAAAAACCTTCGGACATATGATGCAGGAAGCGGGTTATAAAACGGCGATTGCCGGTAAGTGGCAGTTGAACGGTCTCTATCATGGAGCACCTAATTCTCTTGATAAGATGCGACCCATCAAAGCCGGATTCGACGAGTCACTGCTTTGGCAAGTGACCACCGGAAAATCGAAAAATGACGGAGGAGGGGAGCGTTATTGGAATGCACCTCTCGAGCACAATGGGGTGACTATAACCAGCGAAACCAATCACGGGAAATATGCACCCGACCTGTTTACTGATTTTATCTGCGATTTCATGGAACGAAACAAAGACGATCCGTTTTTTGTGTATTACCCTATGGTGCTGGTTCATGACATTTTTATCCCAACACCGGATTCTATTGGGGACATGTCGTTGGAAGATGCCATGAAAAACCCTAAGGAGCCCGAGGTGAAAAAGAAGAACTTCGTGGCCATGGTAAATTACATGGATAAACTGGTTGGGAAAATCGTAGCGAAGGTGGAAAAGCTCGGACTTGCCGAAGACACTATGATTTTATTTACGGGCGATAACGGAACTAGCACTGGTATCACTTCCAGATGGAACAATTTGGAGTTTAAGGGAGGCAAGGGCGGTACGACTGACTTTGGTACGCACGTTCCTTTTATTGCCTATTGGAAAGGGCACACGCCCAAGGGTAGCGTAAGCAAAGACCTGATCGAGTTTACGGATTTTTATGCGACCCTGGCCGATGCAGCTGGAGTTGAGTTGGGAGTCGACGATCCCATTGACGGGATAAGTTTCTTTCCTCAGCTCAATGGAAAAAAAGGAAAGATCAGGGAGTGGCAGCTAAATCATTACCAGCCATACTGGGGACCTATGCCGGGGCAGTATGTGCGCACCAGAGACTACAAGCTCTATCGAGACGGCCGACTCATTCATGTGACCGAGGATCTTTTTGAGGAAACCGATATTTCAAATTCGACTAAACCAGCAGTTGTTACAGCAAAAGAAAAATTGCAGAGTCTATTGGAACTAATTCCTCCGGTTGAAGAGGGCAAAGGAGATGTGAGAACCAAGCAACGCCCGGTCTATCCAGGAATCCAGAACCTGTTTGAGGAAGGTGATTAA
- a CDS encoding SgcJ/EcaC family oxidoreductase, with amino-acid sequence MKTIVLISLLNLTLASLLVAEKTKAIQKQENQIHTLIDQYSQARETKDGELLKNILVDDIDQLVSSGTWRRGFDEALAGMMQSSTSRPGSRTLTIEHIRFLDKKNAIADARYEITNEDGSMRKMWSTFIVKLEDKHWKIAAIRNMLPAQ; translated from the coding sequence ATGAAAACCATAGTACTCATTTCTTTGCTCAATCTTACTTTGGCTTCACTTCTGGTAGCCGAAAAGACAAAGGCCATTCAAAAGCAGGAAAATCAGATCCATACGCTTATTGACCAGTACAGTCAGGCGCGAGAAACGAAGGACGGAGAACTGCTGAAAAACATTTTAGTCGACGACATTGATCAACTGGTATCCTCGGGCACATGGAGACGAGGCTTTGATGAAGCACTCGCTGGAATGATGCAAAGTTCAACCAGCAGACCAGGAAGCAGAACGCTTACGATAGAACACATACGCTTTCTCGATAAGAAAAATGCTATCGCGGATGCAAGGTATGAAATAACAAACGAGGACGGTAGTATGAGAAAAATGTGGAGCACATTTATCGTAAAGCTGGAAGACAAACACTGGAAAATAGCAGCTATCAGAAACATGCTGCCTGCTCAATAA
- the asnB gene encoding asparagine synthase (glutamine-hydrolyzing) yields MCGVVGYWNKNGEEADENILKKMSHRLTHRGPDDSGTFKKGSLGLGHTRLTILDLSKNGHQPFVTSDGNAVLSYNGEIYNFRELRHQLKKENVTFKSTTDTEVLLYALYHWGPEKAVLKLDGMFAFAYFDFRDNSLWLVRDRAGIKSLYWVEKGNLNVFASEMKALFDHPEIVCRPDMHALSTQVLMGRLDGDWTPFENIKSVLPGTIIKITRSQNRVITYFDILRDVNVDRILDSASTPFEDKLRSFEQIFEQSVQSHLVSDAPLATMCSGGLDSSLIAAIGKELKPDMEGYVADVENAPFPEVQRAETVCKHIGMHLNKIKVSQETFLRSWPKAVYHNDQPNYYPQNIIYKSVCSAAHKDGFKVLLAGDGSDELFGGYDWHVSAYHMWKKRRIHSKFIPNNRLFKKLGDYLRLLAPIDLALLAEKPFTPLSRTNIKESFSSQARMSVIDGLQRSVRAENLFKKLEKVAPVEDRAFLARGLDDFYIHLRTLLRSNDKMAMSVSVEARVPFLSNQLIDFAFHLNPQSKFNQNKTKYIVKKAAEKKLPHAIVHAKKVGFGFSAAMWGKGVDFLRGGMVPELFKWGEKEAENIYEDLRSDRSIIFSLLSIELWAQLFLNHQSPEDLSEILLAKLR; encoded by the coding sequence ATGTGCGGCGTTGTTGGATATTGGAATAAGAACGGAGAAGAAGCAGACGAAAATATTCTCAAAAAAATGTCGCACCGGCTCACCCATCGTGGGCCAGATGATAGTGGAACCTTCAAAAAGGGTTCTCTCGGCCTAGGTCATACGCGTTTGACTATTCTCGATTTGTCAAAGAACGGACATCAACCATTTGTGACGAGCGATGGTAATGCCGTCCTCTCTTATAACGGTGAAATCTACAATTTCCGTGAACTGAGACATCAGCTTAAAAAAGAGAACGTCACTTTTAAGAGCACCACAGACACCGAGGTCCTGCTATATGCACTGTACCATTGGGGACCTGAAAAAGCGGTTCTAAAACTGGATGGGATGTTTGCTTTTGCCTATTTTGATTTCAGGGATAATAGCCTCTGGTTGGTCAGAGACAGAGCAGGAATAAAGTCACTCTATTGGGTCGAAAAAGGAAATTTAAATGTATTCGCATCGGAGATGAAGGCTCTTTTCGATCATCCAGAAATTGTCTGCCGACCAGATATGCATGCATTATCAACTCAGGTACTGATGGGACGGCTCGATGGTGATTGGACGCCTTTTGAAAATATTAAGTCCGTACTCCCCGGAACTATAATTAAAATTACCCGGAGTCAAAATCGCGTCATCACCTACTTCGATATACTCCGAGATGTAAACGTCGACCGAATCCTGGACTCTGCCAGTACTCCGTTTGAAGATAAGCTACGTTCGTTCGAACAAATATTTGAGCAGAGTGTTCAGAGTCATCTCGTTTCCGACGCACCTCTGGCAACCATGTGTAGCGGTGGATTGGATTCAAGTTTGATAGCAGCTATTGGAAAGGAGTTGAAACCCGACATGGAAGGCTATGTTGCCGATGTGGAAAACGCCCCTTTCCCGGAGGTTCAAAGAGCCGAGACCGTTTGCAAGCATATCGGTATGCATTTGAACAAGATTAAGGTTAGCCAGGAAACTTTCCTGCGATCCTGGCCTAAAGCTGTCTACCACAATGATCAGCCCAATTATTATCCACAGAATATTATCTACAAATCTGTCTGTAGCGCGGCTCATAAAGATGGATTCAAAGTTTTACTTGCTGGAGATGGGTCTGATGAACTTTTTGGAGGTTATGATTGGCATGTATCAGCCTACCACATGTGGAAAAAACGACGAATACATTCTAAGTTTATTCCGAATAACCGATTGTTTAAAAAACTCGGCGATTATCTCCGTCTACTAGCTCCGATCGACCTTGCCCTATTAGCCGAAAAACCATTCACACCTTTGTCCAGAACGAACATTAAAGAGAGCTTCAGCTCACAAGCCAGGATGTCTGTAATCGACGGACTCCAGAGAAGTGTACGAGCTGAGAATCTGTTTAAGAAACTCGAAAAAGTCGCGCCCGTAGAGGACAGGGCATTCTTGGCGAGAGGCTTGGATGACTTTTACATCCACCTCAGAACATTACTTCGTTCAAATGATAAAATGGCAATGTCGGTTTCCGTCGAAGCAAGGGTACCCTTTTTATCAAACCAATTAATCGATTTTGCGTTTCATCTAAATCCTCAGTCGAAATTTAATCAAAACAAGACAAAGTATATCGTTAAAAAGGCTGCTGAAAAAAAGCTCCCTCATGCGATCGTCCATGCCAAAAAAGTAGGGTTTGGATTTTCGGCTGCCATGTGGGGAAAAGGTGTTGATTTCTTGCGCGGAGGGATGGTCCCGGAACTGTTTAAGTGGGGAGAAAAAGAAGCAGAAAACATTTATGAAGATCTGAGATCAGACAGAAGTATTATTTTTTCATTACTAAGCATAGAGCTGTGGGCTCAATTATTCCTAAACCATCAATCCCCAGAAGACCTGTCAGAAATTCTCCTTGCGAAACTCCGGTGA
- a CDS encoding ribonuclease activity regulator RraA: MPTPSAPILSEETRRRLLSASTPTIATLLYKHGFKNAYIQGVSCLNTKATKLVGPAFTLRYIAAREDTDQLSAFREPDHPQRVAVETCPEGHVLIMDCRQDASAASAGSILLTRLEVRGAAGCVSDGGIRDAYGASQLQMPVYAAKPSAPTNLTKHHAVDLNVPISCGGVPVYPGDVLVGDTDGVMVIPHHFVDQIAAEAEPMEEFEEFVLEEVRRGVPIIGLYPATDPDTLKRFEAWKTGRS; encoded by the coding sequence ATGCCCACACCATCCGCCCCAATCCTTTCAGAAGAAACACGTCGCCGACTTCTTTCTGCAAGTACTCCCACCATAGCAACCCTGCTGTATAAACACGGTTTTAAGAACGCCTATATCCAAGGTGTCTCCTGTCTTAATACAAAAGCGACAAAACTCGTGGGACCAGCCTTTACGCTGCGCTATATAGCCGCTCGCGAAGATACTGATCAACTGAGTGCATTTCGCGAACCTGATCACCCTCAACGTGTCGCAGTTGAGACCTGTCCAGAAGGGCATGTTCTCATAATGGATTGCCGACAAGATGCATCGGCCGCATCAGCTGGTTCGATACTACTCACCCGTCTGGAAGTCCGAGGTGCTGCCGGATGCGTTAGCGATGGAGGGATACGCGATGCCTATGGGGCATCTCAGCTACAGATGCCCGTTTATGCAGCCAAACCTTCTGCGCCAACTAATCTCACTAAACACCACGCCGTAGACTTGAACGTACCAATCAGTTGCGGAGGTGTTCCCGTTTACCCGGGGGACGTTCTCGTTGGAGACACAGATGGGGTCATGGTAATTCCCCACCATTTCGTAGACCAGATTGCTGCCGAGGCGGAACCCATGGAAGAATTTGAGGAGTTTGTGTTGGAAGAAGTCCGTCGAGGCGTTCCCATAATTGGACTGTATCCTGCCACCGATCCAGATACACTCAAACGATTCGAGGCCTGGAAAACTGGCCGCAGTTAG